The proteins below are encoded in one region of Alistipes communis:
- the sufC gene encoding Fe-S cluster assembly ATPase SufC, with translation MLSVKNLHASVDDKEILRGIDLDVKAGEVHAIMGPNGSGKSTLASVLAGNEKFTVTAGSVTFQGHDLLAMSIEDRARLGLFLGFQYPVEIPGVSMANFMKMAVQEQRKYRGEEPLTASQFLRLMKEKSAVVELDPKLMSRSVNEGFSGGEKKKNEIFQMAVLAPKLAILDETDSGLDIDALRIVATGVTKLRTSENATVVITHYQRLLDYIVPDYVHVLYKGRIIHSGDKSLALKLEKEGYDWLINDYREA, from the coding sequence ATGCTTTCCGTAAAGAATTTACACGCTTCGGTCGACGACAAGGAGATCCTGCGGGGCATCGACCTCGACGTGAAGGCCGGCGAGGTACATGCGATCATGGGGCCCAACGGTTCGGGCAAGAGCACGCTGGCGTCGGTGCTGGCCGGAAACGAGAAGTTCACCGTGACGGCAGGATCGGTGACTTTTCAGGGGCACGACCTGCTGGCGATGTCGATCGAGGATCGGGCGCGGCTGGGGTTGTTCCTCGGCTTCCAGTATCCGGTCGAGATTCCCGGCGTGTCGATGGCCAATTTTATGAAGATGGCCGTTCAGGAACAACGTAAATATCGTGGTGAAGAGCCTCTTACGGCCTCTCAATTCCTGCGCTTGATGAAGGAGAAGAGCGCCGTCGTGGAGCTCGATCCGAAGCTGATGTCGCGCTCGGTGAACGAAGGTTTTTCGGGCGGCGAGAAGAAGAAGAACGAGATCTTCCAGATGGCGGTGCTCGCGCCGAAGCTGGCCATTCTCGACGAGACCGATTCGGGGCTGGACATCGATGCACTGCGCATCGTCGCCACGGGTGTGACGAAGCTCCGCACGTCCGAAAACGCTACGGTGGTCATCACGCACTACCAGCGTCTGCTGGACTATATCGTTCCCGACTACGTGCATGTGCTCTACAAGGGGCGCATCATCCATTCGGGCGACAAGTCGCTGGCGCTCAAACTCGAAAAGGAGGGCTACGACTGGCTTATCAACGATTACAGGGAGGCGTGA
- a CDS encoding GH92 family glycosyl hydrolase — protein sequence MKKYAFIVLAALAAACGHVPYDTGTAIRPSEYVSTLVGTQSDYVLSTGNTYPAVALPWGMNFWTPQTGPMGDGWVYTYGAHTIRGFKQTHQPSPWINDYGQFSLMPVRGRDKLGEESRQSWFSHQSETAKPYYYSVYLADHDIVAEMTPTERAAVMRFTFPESTESGVVIDAFDLGSRVEIVDAQTVAGYTTRNSGGVPENFRNWFVIRFDKPFAAVELTDAPASYEAGSRELYPEGGKAVEGDHAVAKVHFSTVRGEQVTARVASSFISAEQALRNLETELGTDDFETVKARAQERWDEVLGRIEVTGGTTDQYRTFYSCLYRSTLFPRKFYEIDAAGKPVHYSPYNGEVLPGYMYTDTGFWDTFRSLFPLLNLVYPSVNAEIQAGLANAYRESGFLPEWASPGHRGCMVGNNSASVVADAILKGVTPEEDVATLYGAMLAGRDKVHPTVSSTGRLGHEYYNTLGYVPYDAGIDENVARTLEYAYDDWCIAQVAKKLGRTEDAERLEKASQNYKNLFDPETKLMRGRNADGTFQSPFSPYKWGDAYTEGNAWHYTWSVFHDVEGLAELMGGGKEFSKMLDSVFVVPPIYDDSYYGVRIHEITEMQVANMGNYAHGNQPAQHMIYLYDYVGQPWKAQYWVREVMDRLYSAKPDGYCGDEDNGQTSAWYVFSALGFYPVCPASDEYAVGSPLFKKALIHLENGETVEIEAPGNGPENRYVGKMTLDGKTLERTFLKYGELLNGAKIAFEMRPEPNDSRGTKAEDAPYSMSDRE from the coding sequence ATGAAGAAATACGCATTCATCGTGCTGGCGGCCCTCGCTGCTGCCTGCGGTCATGTTCCTTACGACACCGGAACCGCGATTCGCCCCTCGGAATACGTCTCGACGCTGGTCGGCACCCAGTCGGACTATGTGCTCTCGACGGGCAATACCTATCCGGCGGTGGCTTTGCCGTGGGGAATGAATTTCTGGACGCCCCAGACGGGCCCGATGGGCGACGGGTGGGTCTACACCTACGGAGCGCATACCATCCGGGGCTTCAAACAGACCCACCAGCCCTCGCCGTGGATCAACGACTACGGGCAGTTTTCGCTGATGCCCGTGCGGGGCCGGGACAAACTCGGCGAGGAGTCGCGTCAGAGCTGGTTCTCGCACCAGTCGGAGACGGCGAAGCCCTACTATTACTCGGTCTACTTGGCCGACCACGACATCGTGGCCGAAATGACCCCGACGGAGCGCGCCGCCGTGATGCGCTTCACGTTCCCCGAATCGACGGAATCGGGCGTAGTCATCGACGCCTTCGACCTCGGCTCGCGCGTGGAGATCGTCGACGCGCAGACCGTTGCCGGCTATACGACACGTAACAGCGGCGGCGTGCCCGAGAATTTCCGCAACTGGTTCGTCATCCGCTTCGACAAGCCCTTCGCGGCCGTCGAGCTGACCGATGCCCCCGCCTCCTACGAGGCGGGTAGCCGAGAGCTCTATCCCGAAGGCGGCAAAGCGGTCGAAGGTGACCACGCCGTGGCTAAGGTACACTTTTCGACGGTGCGTGGCGAGCAGGTGACGGCCCGCGTGGCCTCGTCGTTCATCTCCGCGGAGCAGGCCCTGCGAAACCTCGAAACGGAGCTGGGAACGGATGATTTCGAAACGGTGAAGGCCCGGGCACAGGAACGCTGGGACGAGGTGCTGGGACGTATCGAAGTCACGGGAGGAACTACGGATCAGTACCGCACGTTTTACTCGTGCCTCTACCGTTCGACGCTTTTCCCGCGCAAATTCTACGAGATCGACGCTGCGGGCAAACCTGTGCATTACAGCCCCTACAACGGCGAGGTGCTGCCTGGCTATATGTATACCGACACGGGATTCTGGGACACGTTCCGGAGCCTGTTTCCGTTGCTGAACCTCGTCTATCCGTCGGTCAACGCCGAGATTCAGGCCGGGCTGGCCAATGCCTACCGCGAGAGCGGCTTCCTGCCCGAATGGGCTTCGCCGGGACACCGCGGATGCATGGTCGGAAACAACTCCGCATCCGTAGTCGCGGATGCAATACTCAAAGGCGTGACACCCGAAGAGGATGTAGCAACCCTCTACGGGGCGATGCTCGCGGGACGCGACAAAGTCCATCCTACTGTAAGCTCCACGGGACGCCTCGGGCACGAATACTATAACACGCTGGGCTATGTACCCTACGATGCAGGCATCGACGAGAATGTCGCACGAACGCTCGAATATGCCTACGACGACTGGTGTATCGCGCAGGTGGCGAAAAAGCTGGGCCGGACCGAAGATGCGGAGCGGCTGGAAAAGGCCTCGCAGAACTACAAAAACCTCTTCGATCCTGAAACCAAGTTGATGCGCGGCCGCAATGCCGACGGGACGTTCCAGTCGCCGTTCAGCCCCTACAAGTGGGGCGACGCATATACGGAGGGTAACGCCTGGCACTACACATGGTCGGTTTTCCACGACGTCGAAGGGCTCGCCGAGCTGATGGGCGGCGGGAAGGAGTTCTCGAAGATGTTGGATTCGGTATTCGTCGTCCCGCCGATCTACGATGACAGCTACTACGGCGTGCGCATCCACGAGATCACCGAAATGCAGGTGGCCAACATGGGCAACTACGCGCACGGCAACCAACCTGCGCAGCACATGATCTACCTCTACGATTATGTCGGACAACCCTGGAAGGCGCAGTATTGGGTACGAGAAGTTATGGACCGGCTCTACTCCGCCAAGCCCGACGGATACTGCGGCGACGAGGACAACGGACAGACCTCGGCCTGGTACGTGTTCTCGGCCCTCGGGTTCTATCCCGTCTGTCCCGCATCGGACGAATATGCGGTGGGTTCGCCGCTCTTCAAAAAAGCGCTCATCCACCTCGAAAACGGCGAGACCGTGGAGATCGAAGCTCCCGGGAACGGCCCCGAGAACCGTTATGTCGGAAAGATGACACTCGACGGAAAGACTCTCGAACGAACTTTCCTGAAATACGGCGAGCTGCTGAACGGAGCGAAGATCGCTTTCGAGATGCGGCCGGAACCGAACGACAGCCGCGGCACGAAAGCCGAAGACGCTCCCTATTCGATGAGCGATAGGGAATAA
- a CDS encoding IS1/IS1595 family N-terminal zinc-binding domain-containing protein: MRLGHEKITCKFCEGICIKNGYQENGKQRYKCKHCHRKQQADYSYQAYIPITITVQYSILS, encoded by the coding sequence ATCAGATTAGGGCACGAAAAAATAACTTGCAAATTTTGCGAGGGAATTTGTATCAAAAATGGCTATCAAGAGAACGGGAAACAACGCTATAAATGCAAACACTGCCATAGGAAACAACAGGCGGATTATTCTTACCAAGCCTATATACCAATCACTATTACCGTTCAATATTCGATACTTTCCTAA
- a CDS encoding HNH endonuclease: MSDYINNAYQLTSQETSLIKKEFSTHTDWNKKIFDQLKKNIVLHLRKEQDNKCCYCKHELGFDIKDVEIEHIVPKSTFSKFTFCCKNLALSCPGCNTKKGTKNVLNKPIKNYPRSGNAFKIIHAHYDSYPQHIQIDNKSVYIALSSKGSETITICELFRLNKVEDNMKKFNAEQQSILAWLTEEIRTSKPEEQAAFIREIKRRIRNE; the protein is encoded by the coding sequence ATGAGCGATTATATAAACAATGCATATCAGTTAACTTCCCAAGAAACTTCTTTAATAAAAAAGGAATTTTCAACCCACACGGATTGGAATAAAAAAATATTTGATCAACTAAAAAAGAACATTGTACTGCATTTGAGGAAAGAACAAGACAATAAATGCTGCTATTGTAAACACGAGTTGGGATTTGACATTAAAGATGTAGAGATTGAACATATTGTTCCGAAATCGACATTCTCAAAATTTACATTCTGTTGTAAAAACCTTGCATTAAGTTGCCCTGGATGCAATACAAAGAAAGGAACAAAAAATGTGCTTAATAAGCCTATTAAAAATTATCCGCGTTCAGGCAACGCATTTAAAATAATTCATGCGCACTACGATTCATATCCACAACACATACAAATTGATAATAAATCCGTATATATAGCACTGTCATCTAAAGGAAGTGAGACAATTACCATTTGTGAATTATTCAGGCTTAATAAAGTCGAAGACAATATGAAAAAATTCAATGCGGAACAACAATCTATATTAGCATGGCTGACTGAAGAAATACGCACCAGCAAACCTGAAGAACAAGCTGCTTTTATAAGAGAAATAAAACGACGAATACGTAATGAATAA
- a CDS encoding aminotransferase class V-fold PLP-dependent enzyme translates to MFDVEKIRADFPLLSTEVYGRPLVYLDSGATAQKPRCVIDTVDYLHRELNANIHRGVHRLAEEATERYEAARDRIRAFIGAAHREEVIFTAGATASLNTVAYAWGDTFLRAGDNIVVSEMEHHSNLVPWQAVALRKGAELRMLPFDDAGRLMTERLDGLIDGRTRMVAVTQASNTLGTRPDLRPIVEAAHAVGALVCVDGCQGIVHGGADVAALGCDFYAFSGHKLYGPTGIGVLYGRRELLDAMPPFLYGGDMVDRVSFGGTTYAPLPLKFEAGTANFVGAIGLGEAIRYLEQFDPAEIEAYERELLGYAAERLSAVDGLRIYGATPDKCAIVSFTVEGTHPYDVGMILDKLGIAVRTGQHCAEPVMTHYGVPGMCRASLAMYNTRGEIDALAAGVERAVRMLR, encoded by the coding sequence ATGTTTGATGTTGAAAAGATACGTGCGGATTTTCCGCTGCTCTCGACCGAGGTGTACGGCCGCCCGCTGGTCTACCTCGATAGCGGGGCTACGGCGCAGAAGCCTCGTTGCGTGATCGATACGGTCGATTACCTGCATCGGGAGTTGAACGCCAATATCCACCGCGGCGTACATCGTCTGGCCGAGGAGGCGACGGAGCGTTACGAAGCGGCGCGCGACCGTATCCGCGCCTTTATCGGCGCCGCGCACCGCGAGGAGGTGATCTTCACGGCGGGGGCGACGGCATCGCTCAACACGGTGGCCTACGCATGGGGCGATACGTTCCTGCGGGCGGGCGACAATATCGTCGTGAGCGAGATGGAGCACCACTCGAACCTCGTTCCGTGGCAGGCGGTCGCGTTGCGCAAGGGGGCCGAATTGCGGATGCTGCCCTTCGACGATGCGGGACGGTTGATGACCGAACGACTCGACGGACTGATCGACGGCCGCACGCGCATGGTAGCCGTCACGCAGGCATCCAACACGCTCGGCACACGGCCCGATCTGCGTCCGATCGTGGAGGCGGCGCACGCCGTGGGCGCACTGGTGTGCGTGGACGGATGCCAGGGCATCGTTCACGGCGGCGCGGATGTCGCGGCGCTGGGGTGCGACTTCTATGCCTTTTCGGGACACAAGCTCTACGGCCCGACCGGTATCGGCGTGCTCTACGGGCGGCGCGAACTGCTCGATGCGATGCCTCCGTTCCTCTACGGCGGCGATATGGTGGATCGGGTGTCGTTCGGGGGGACGACCTATGCGCCGCTTCCGCTGAAATTCGAAGCGGGCACGGCCAATTTCGTCGGGGCGATCGGGCTGGGCGAGGCGATCCGTTACCTGGAACAGTTCGATCCGGCCGAGATAGAGGCTTACGAACGGGAGTTGCTGGGCTATGCCGCCGAACGGCTTTCGGCCGTCGACGGGTTGCGGATCTACGGCGCGACACCCGACAAATGCGCGATCGTGTCGTTCACGGTCGAGGGGACGCACCCCTACGATGTGGGGATGATCCTCGACAAGCTGGGGATCGCCGTGCGCACGGGCCAGCATTGCGCCGAACCGGTGATGACCCATTACGGGGTGCCGGGCATGTGCCGGGCGTCGCTTGCGATGTACAACACGCGCGGGGAGATCGATGCGCTTGCAGCCGGCGTCGAACGTGCCGTGAGGATGTTGCGCTGA
- a CDS encoding AAA family ATPase: MDIFFEYYSESEISGYYRHVFDYLDFEPILKLQYRIPYLFKQSKHISKEFLFTNTRTPMSITGQINEVDETKTQLIDLYGQELADFFNNTEFSPDGYREILINFSAKNTKRYTEDKQQYNNNIAEYRILNILRKLNIVRSYEVKVYKKGGFEFSFGEASSGEANILSTLLALLPLLEDNCMVLIDEPEISLHPIWQAKYIELLNNIFKHFHGCHIIIASHSHLLVTDLPPDRSTVITLQNRKKNIISEIINESTFGWSAEDILLNVFGLPTSRNYYLSQVLSKGLELLADHSRPNSELNAVRRQIEEYFPLMKDNDPLKSIAEIIINTTLR; the protein is encoded by the coding sequence TTGGATATTTTTTTCGAGTATTACTCAGAATCGGAAATTTCAGGTTATTACAGACATGTATTCGATTACCTGGATTTTGAACCGATTTTAAAACTTCAATATCGAATTCCCTATTTATTTAAACAAAGCAAACACATCTCTAAAGAGTTTCTTTTCACAAACACTCGTACGCCAATGTCTATAACAGGTCAAATTAATGAGGTTGATGAGACAAAGACACAACTCATAGATCTTTACGGACAGGAATTGGCCGATTTTTTCAATAATACAGAATTTTCCCCTGATGGATACAGAGAAATTTTAATCAACTTTTCTGCAAAGAATACCAAAAGATACACAGAAGATAAACAACAATATAACAATAATATAGCCGAGTATAGGATATTAAATATCTTACGTAAGTTGAATATTGTCAGATCCTATGAAGTCAAAGTATATAAAAAAGGAGGATTCGAGTTCAGTTTTGGAGAAGCAAGTTCCGGAGAAGCCAACATTTTATCAACTTTGTTAGCTTTACTTCCGCTATTAGAGGATAATTGTATGGTTTTAATCGACGAACCGGAAATTAGCTTACATCCAATCTGGCAGGCTAAATACATTGAATTATTGAATAACATTTTTAAACATTTTCATGGTTGTCATATTATTATAGCCTCCCATTCCCATCTGTTAGTCACAGATCTTCCTCCCGACCGATCTACGGTGATTACATTACAAAATAGAAAGAAGAATATCATATCAGAAATTATCAATGAGTCTACATTCGGTTGGAGCGCAGAAGATATCTTACTGAATGTATTTGGGCTCCCTACTTCAAGAAATTATTATCTATCCCAGGTTTTATCAAAAGGGTTGGAATTGTTGGCTGATCACAGTAGACCAAATTCTGAATTAAATGCAGTCAGACGCCAAATTGAAGAATATTTTCCGTTAATGAAAGACAACGATCCTTTAAAAAGTATTGCCGAAATCATTATAAATACGACCTTACGATGA
- a CDS encoding nucleoside/nucleotide kinase family protein yields the protein MFIVLEGLDGAGKSTQIRMLQELFARRGVACRYLHFPRFDAPVFGDLIARFLRGELGTVEAVDPYLVALLFAGDRGDAAAEIRQWLASGEAVVLDRYVYSNVAFQCAKLSSEEERRALKRWILDTEYGYYRLPRPDVSLFLDVPFSFTERKLTQAREGGDRDYLQGAHDIHEASLDLQQRVRGVYLDAAREDAAFRVVDCCAPDGSMETPERIFSKIEAALAPLLNAAADA from the coding sequence ATGTTTATCGTACTCGAAGGATTGGACGGAGCGGGCAAGTCGACCCAGATCCGCATGTTGCAGGAGCTTTTCGCACGGCGCGGCGTCGCGTGCCGTTACCTCCATTTCCCGCGTTTCGACGCGCCGGTTTTCGGCGATCTGATCGCCCGTTTCCTGCGCGGCGAACTGGGTACCGTCGAGGCGGTCGATCCCTATCTGGTGGCGCTGCTCTTCGCCGGCGACCGGGGCGATGCGGCGGCTGAGATCCGGCAGTGGCTCGCGTCGGGCGAAGCCGTGGTGCTGGACCGTTACGTCTATTCGAACGTGGCGTTCCAGTGCGCGAAACTCTCGTCGGAGGAGGAACGCCGTGCGCTCAAACGCTGGATTCTCGATACGGAGTACGGCTATTACCGGCTCCCGCGTCCCGACGTGTCGCTGTTTCTGGACGTTCCCTTTTCGTTCACCGAGCGCAAACTGACGCAGGCGCGCGAGGGCGGCGACCGCGATTACCTGCAAGGGGCGCACGACATCCACGAGGCGTCGCTCGATCTGCAACAGCGCGTGCGCGGGGTTTACCTCGATGCCGCGCGCGAGGATGCGGCGTTCCGCGTCGTCGACTGCTGCGCGCCGGACGGCTCGATGGAGACGCCCGAACGGATCTTTTCGAAAATCGAAGCGGCGCTCGCCCCGCTCCTAAACGCTGCCGCCGATGCGTAA
- the sufB gene encoding Fe-S cluster assembly protein SufB: MSEQDNIIKEIEGREYKYGFTSDIETETIPRGLSEEVVRLISAKKGEPEWMTESRLRAYRHWLKMEPPTWAHLRIPEIDFQDIIYYAAPRVRPKLGSMDEVDPELKRTFDKLGIPLEEQMQLAGVAVDAVMDSVSVKTTFKETLSEKGIIFCSISEAIRDYPDLIKKYLGSVVPCTDNYYAALNAAVFSDGSFCYIPKGVRCPMELSTYFRINAEGTGQFERTLIVADEGAYVSYLEGCTAPRRDENQLHAAVVEIVVERDAEVKYSTVQNWYPGDKEGRGGIYNFVTKRGLCRQNARLSWTQVETGSAITWKYPSCVLLGDNSVGEFYSVAMTNHFQQADTGTKMIHIGRNTRSRIVSKGISAGRSENSYRGLVKVARSAEGARNYSQCDSLLIGSACGAHTFPEIACSNRTAIVEHEATTSKISDEQLFYCNQRGLSTEDAVGLIVNGFAKEVMAKLPMEFAVEAQKLLSISLEGSVG, encoded by the coding sequence ATGTCAGAACAGGATAACATCATAAAAGAGATAGAAGGCCGGGAGTACAAGTACGGTTTCACCTCCGACATCGAGACCGAGACGATTCCGCGCGGCCTGAGCGAGGAGGTCGTGCGCCTGATCTCGGCCAAGAAGGGCGAACCGGAGTGGATGACCGAGTCGCGCCTGCGGGCCTACCGCCACTGGCTCAAGATGGAGCCGCCGACGTGGGCGCACCTCCGCATTCCGGAGATCGATTTCCAGGACATCATCTATTACGCTGCGCCCAGGGTGCGTCCCAAACTGGGCTCCATGGACGAGGTCGACCCCGAACTCAAACGCACGTTCGACAAGCTGGGCATCCCCTTGGAGGAGCAGATGCAGCTGGCGGGCGTGGCCGTCGATGCCGTCATGGACTCCGTGTCGGTCAAGACCACTTTCAAGGAGACGCTCTCCGAGAAGGGAATCATCTTCTGTTCGATCTCGGAGGCGATCCGCGACTACCCCGATCTCATCAAGAAATACCTGGGCAGCGTGGTGCCCTGCACCGACAACTACTATGCGGCGCTCAACGCGGCGGTCTTCTCCGACGGATCGTTCTGCTACATTCCCAAAGGGGTGCGCTGTCCGATGGAGCTGTCTACCTACTTCCGCATCAACGCCGAGGGTACGGGACAGTTCGAACGCACGCTCATCGTCGCCGACGAAGGGGCCTACGTGAGTTATCTGGAAGGGTGTACCGCCCCGCGGCGCGACGAGAACCAGTTGCACGCCGCCGTGGTGGAGATCGTCGTCGAGCGCGACGCCGAGGTGAAATACTCGACCGTCCAGAACTGGTATCCGGGCGACAAGGAGGGGCGCGGCGGCATCTACAACTTCGTCACCAAGCGCGGACTGTGCCGCCAGAACGCCCGCCTGTCGTGGACGCAGGTCGAGACCGGCTCGGCGATTACGTGGAAATATCCCAGCTGCGTGCTGCTGGGCGACAATTCGGTGGGGGAGTTCTATTCGGTGGCGATGACCAACCATTTCCAGCAGGCCGACACCGGTACCAAGATGATCCATATCGGCCGCAACACCCGCAGCCGGATCGTTTCGAAAGGTATTTCGGCCGGCCGGAGCGAGAACTCCTACCGCGGGCTGGTCAAGGTGGCGCGCAGCGCGGAGGGGGCGCGCAACTATTCGCAGTGCGACTCGCTGCTGATCGGCTCCGCATGCGGGGCGCATACCTTTCCCGAGATCGCGTGCAGCAACCGTACGGCGATCGTTGAGCACGAGGCCACGACTTCGAAGATCTCCGACGAACAGCTTTTCTATTGCAACCAGCGCGGCCTGTCGACCGAGGACGCCGTGGGACTGATCGTGAACGGATTCGCCAAAGAGGTGATGGCCAAGCTGCCGATGGAATTCGCTGTCGAGGCACAGAAATTATTATCTATCAGCCTTGAAGGTTCGGTAGGTTAA
- a CDS encoding SufD family Fe-S cluster assembly protein, producing the protein MERLDWIGGEGFEALRGQRAALVDGPVYTLLDPTEYAVAVGKGDRARLVIVHTKPESAILSIDVGENAKLSVVEMFIDEAFVECSIRQQGGSLCEVTMAELTSANVSYRIDLDGAFARSELDGLFLAADKEHCEVGVRVSHNVPDCSSRSLVKGVAGGEATGAFQGLVYVAPGAQRTDAQQTSRNVELSTGARIVAKPQLEIYADDVKCTHGATVGQMDDEAILYMRQRGLSEQQARRLQMEGFVAAIAAHCAVEPLCEELYRRIVAKLERM; encoded by the coding sequence ATGGAGCGGTTGGATTGGATCGGAGGCGAGGGGTTCGAGGCGTTGCGCGGCCAACGCGCTGCGCTGGTCGACGGACCGGTCTATACGTTGCTCGACCCGACGGAATATGCCGTCGCGGTGGGTAAGGGCGATCGGGCACGGTTGGTCATCGTCCACACGAAACCTGAGTCGGCGATATTGAGCATCGATGTAGGTGAGAATGCGAAACTTTCTGTCGTCGAGATGTTTATTGATGAGGCTTTCGTCGAATGCTCGATCCGTCAACAAGGCGGAAGCCTCTGCGAGGTGACGATGGCCGAGCTGACGAGTGCCAACGTGAGTTACCGCATCGATCTCGACGGTGCGTTCGCCCGCAGCGAACTGGACGGTCTGTTTCTGGCTGCGGACAAGGAGCATTGCGAGGTCGGCGTGCGGGTCAGTCACAACGTACCCGATTGCAGCAGCCGTTCGCTCGTCAAGGGCGTTGCGGGCGGCGAGGCGACCGGCGCCTTTCAAGGTTTGGTCTACGTGGCGCCCGGCGCGCAGCGTACCGACGCGCAGCAGACGAGCCGCAACGTCGAACTCTCGACCGGCGCGCGCATCGTCGCCAAGCCCCAGTTGGAGATCTATGCCGACGACGTGAAGTGTACGCACGGCGCCACGGTGGGGCAGATGGACGACGAGGCGATCCTCTACATGCGGCAGCGCGGCCTGAGCGAACAACAGGCACGGCGGTTGCAGATGGAGGGATTCGTCGCGGCGATCGCGGCGCATTGTGCCGTCGAACCGCTTTGCGAGGAACTTTATCGGAGGATCGTGGCGAAACTCGAACGGATGTAG
- a CDS encoding BT_3928 family protein, producing MRNRAFKWLSHACRIVLGVTFIFSGFVKTVDPWGTAIKIQEYLSIYGLESLSGLRFGFSIWLCGAELMMGLMLLFKVRIRLISIFALASMIFFTVLTFLSATWLPVEDCGCFGDAVKLTPWETFAKNLVLLPLSVVVWWRYRRDRIFAFSKAEVGCTVLFFSLAMGLGIYCYAHLPLIDFRPFKVGVNIYEAMNAYSADPGPQAGKTVLIYRDRQTGRLHEFSLDDTEWQDAGRWEWVDTRTEELDEPKVDPTLSEFSLRDAEGDATESLLTRPGRVYMLCITDSEGLDAPCERRFRGVVERAAAEGALAVCLTPERLRGVTYRSFAGSAAVRCYNIDATTLKTMLRAFNGMVVLDDGTIVEKRNCRDIR from the coding sequence ATGCGTAACAGGGCTTTCAAATGGTTGTCCCATGCCTGCCGGATCGTGCTGGGCGTGACCTTCATCTTTTCGGGATTCGTCAAGACCGTCGATCCGTGGGGTACGGCGATCAAGATACAGGAGTACCTTTCGATCTACGGGCTGGAATCGCTGAGCGGTCTGCGTTTCGGCTTTTCGATCTGGCTGTGCGGCGCCGAGCTGATGATGGGGCTCATGCTGCTTTTCAAGGTGCGCATCCGGCTGATCTCGATTTTCGCGCTGGCTTCGATGATCTTCTTCACGGTGCTGACCTTCCTGAGCGCCACGTGGCTGCCGGTCGAGGACTGCGGCTGTTTCGGCGATGCCGTCAAGCTCACGCCGTGGGAGACGTTCGCCAAAAATCTGGTGTTGCTGCCGCTGTCGGTCGTCGTCTGGTGGCGCTACCGCCGCGACCGTATCTTCGCCTTCTCGAAGGCGGAGGTGGGATGCACCGTGCTCTTCTTCTCCTTGGCCATGGGGCTGGGCATCTACTGCTATGCGCATCTGCCGCTGATCGATTTCAGACCCTTCAAGGTGGGGGTGAATATCTACGAGGCGATGAACGCCTATTCGGCGGACCCCGGGCCGCAGGCGGGGAAGACGGTGCTGATCTATCGCGACCGGCAGACGGGGCGTCTGCACGAATTTTCGCTCGACGATACCGAGTGGCAGGATGCCGGGCGTTGGGAGTGGGTCGATACCCGTACCGAAGAGCTCGACGAGCCGAAGGTCGATCCCACGCTCTCGGAGTTCTCGTTGCGCGATGCCGAAGGCGACGCCACCGAGTCGTTGCTGACTCGCCCTGGGCGGGTCTACATGCTCTGTATCACCGATTCCGAGGGGTTGGACGCTCCCTGTGAACGCCGCTTTCGCGGCGTGGTGGAGCGAGCTGCGGCCGAAGGGGCTCTGGCGGTCTGCCTCACGCCCGAACGGCTCCGCGGCGTGACCTATCGTTCGTTCGCCGGAAGTGCGGCCGTGCGCTGTTATAATATCGACGCGACGACGCTCAAAACCATGTTGCGCGCCTTCAACGGAATGGTCGTGCTCGACGACGGCACGATCGTGGAGAAACGCAACTGCCGCGACATCCGTTGA